The following is a genomic window from Hymenobacter monticola.
TTAGTCAACGCACAAAAAAAGAGCCGGCAGCTTGCCGGCTCTTTTTTTGTGCGCGTTACTTTTCGATGCGTGGCCTCACTCCAGTACCAGCTTGCGGGTGGCGCGCCCGGCATGGCTCTCCACCTGCACCAGATAGGTGCCGGCCCGCAAGCCGTTCAAATCCAGCTCGGTCTCAAGGCCAGCGGGCTGCAGCGTCCGCACAACGTGGCCCGCCAGGTCGCTGATTGCGAGATGGGTGGCCACAACAGGCAGTCGCACGGTAGCTTGGCGGCGCGCGGGGTTGGGGAAAATGTCGAAGGCTGGCTTGTTTTCCGCGCGAGCGGCTGAAGGCACGTAGGCGCGGTTTTCGAGCACCAGAATCCGGTCGTCGGTAGCCACGGGGGCGCCGCGGCCGTCGCGGTTGCTGGTGCCGAGGTACACTTTGCCTTGCGGCGAGACGCAGATGGCGCGCAGGCGGCCAAAGGTGCTGAGGTAGCCGGTGGAGGTGCCCACCGCCTGGCCGCCCGCCGCTAGGGGCAGGTGCAGCAGGGTGGCGTTTTTGAGCACGGCCAGCAGCAGGCCGCCGCGCCAGTCCGGAATGGCGGGGTGGTTGTAATAAGTCAGGCCGGCCGGGGCAATGGTGGGCGTCCAGGTGGTGAGGGGTTCGCGCACATTGTTGGCGGCGCAGAAGGTGGCTTCGGCCGCCAGGTTGCAGTAGCCCTCCACGTTGGGCCACCCGTAGTTGCGGCCGGGCTCAATTTTGTTGATTTCGTCGTCGTTGGCGGGGCCGTGTTCCGAGCTGTAGAGGCTGCCGTCGGGCAGTTGCACCAAGCCCTGCGGGTTGCGGTGGCCGAAGGTGTAGACCGGGCTGCCCGCAATGGAGTTGTTGGCCGGAATGCTGCCGTCGAGGTTCAGGCGCAGGATTTTGCCGTTGAGCGAGGCCGTGTTCTGGGCCTGGGGCTGCTGCTGGGCGTCGCCGGTGGTCATCAGCAAGGTGCCGTCGGCCAGCACCAGCAGGCGCGAGCCGCTGTGCGAAGTCGTCGCGTCGATATTGCCCAGCAGCACCAACGGCGCCGTGAGGGTACCAGCGGCAGCCGAGTAGGTGTAGCGCACCAGCTTCTCCCGGAGGGCGCCGCTGGCGGTGTAGTTGTACACCACGTACACATAGGGCGAGATGGCAAACTGCGGGTGCAGGGCCAGCCCGAGCAGGCCGCTTTCGCCGGTGGGCGTCACGTCGGGCAGCGTGAGCAGGGCCTGCACCTGGCCCGTGGCCGGGTCGACGCGGCTGATGCGGCCGTAGCGCTCGGTCATCCAGATGTAGTTGTCGGGGCCCCACACCAGCTCCCACACGGTGTTCAGGTTGGTGGCCAGGGCCGATACGGTGACGGTGGTGGCGCCCACCGGAAAGGTGGTGAGGGCCGGGGCTTGTGAGCAGGCGGCCAGGGGCAGCGCCGCGGCCCAAAAGACCAGGGTGGCCGAGCGTAAGTGTTTCATGGCGATAGGCTAATGGCGAAGAAGTGACGAAGCAGGAGTGACGAATTAGCTAACGCAACCCGTGCTTAAGGGGATGCCGCTCAGGCTGCTTTTGTAGCTTGCGGCTGCATCAATTTCCCTCCCACTCATGTCCGACTTCCTCACCGAAACCCACCCCGACGGCTACACCCTCAGCACCGACCCGGCCCGGCTCGACATCACCGCCGTTCACCGCTGGCTGAGCGAGGAGTCTTATTGGGCGAAAAATATTCCGCGCGCCACCGTGGAGCGGGCCGTTGCCAACTCGCTCAACTTCGGCCTCTACGCACCCGACGGCGCCCAGGCCGGCTTCTGCCGGGTGGTTACAGACAAGGCTACGTTTGCCTGGCTCTGCGACGTGTTTGTGCTGCCCGCGCACCGCGGCCGCGGCCTCTCAAAGTGGCTGGTGAAGCAGATGCTGGCCCACCCCGACCTGCAAAACTTGCGCCGCCACCTGCTCGCCACCTTCGACGCCCACACACTGTACCAGCGCTTCGGCTACGTGCCGCTGGACCGGCCCGAGCGGTGGCTGGAGATGAAAAAGGACAAGCCGTACGGGTGAAGGGGAAAACTGTAAGAAGTATGTCTACTATAATTACCGTTTCCGTGAACCACTCTTAGCGAGCAATGCGTGGTTGCCTATATTGGCCAATCTTGCGTCTTCAACCCAGCGGCTTTATGATTTTGCACGCTCGTCTACTTCTGGCCGGCTTGCTGCTCCTGCAAAGCAGTTGCATTGGCATTAGCGTGGTTGCAGGCCGTAAGCCGGAGGAAATAAGCAAAACCATCGGCCCATCCATCGGGAAGAGAGGCTTTTCTGATGGCGGCAAAACCACCCATGATGCGCTTACCATGTGGGGGGAACCGCGGCGAAAAGTGGTAGAGGACACGCGAGAGTATTGGCTGTATCGTAGCGAAGACCTTACCTGGCGGGGAGCCGAAATCTTTGTCATCATCCCTCTTCCGTTACTCATCCCTGTTGGGCACAAACGAATTGTGCTGGAGTTTGACCATAACCAACTGATAAGCTATACCATCAGCCACGCCCGGCAACGTCATTTCGGCTATTTTCTCTGGGAAGGGCTACAATTCGGGAAAGAAACCCGGGACTGCACGGGCGGCTGGGGTTGCTATTGAGTGCAAACGCTCCTTTGCGCAAACTATATAAGGAGGTGCTCGCCAACACGGCAAAAGCCCGATGGAGCCAGAGAAGCGTGTGTTATAATTTAAGAAACTCGTTCACCTTTCAAAGTTCACGGAAAGTTGCTTTGCGATGAGTTTCGTGAACTCACATTGGGTGCCCTGACTATCAGCCCTTGCTTGGATAAGTTCTGTTACCTACTTCATTTCGCCGGGCTCGTCCACTTGCTATCCTTGACGCGAAACCGCCACGGCAGCCCCGCCGCTTCGGCCCCGGCGTACTCCAGCCCCACGCGGGCGCTGGCAATAACGTCGTCAACCTCTTCGTCGTGGTCTTCAAACCACAGCACCTCGCCCGTCACGGGCAGGCCACTTAGCGCTGGGGTGATGCCCAGCGCCTGGCTCAGCAGGCCCGGGCCGGCGGTGAAGCCGCGCTTGGCCGCGGGCAGGCCGCGGCGGCGCAGCATTTCCTCGATGCCCACGGTGGGCTCAATAGCCCGGATGAGCACCGCATCGGGGTGGGCGGCGTCGTGGGTGGCGATGTTGAACAGGGCGTAGCGGTTGTATACGGTGTAGATGTAGGCCGCGCCGCCGGGCACGTGCAGGCCCTGCGCCTGGTGGCGCTTGCGCTGCAGGTGCATGGTTAGGGAATTGTCGCCCTCGTGCCGGTAGGCCTCGGTTTCGACCACGAGCCCGGCCGTGACGATGCCATCGATGTTGGTGTAGAGGTGTTTGCCGAGCAGGTCGCGGGCAATGGTCAGCACATCGGAGCGCTGAAAGAAGGCGGCGGGCAGCTTAGTATGCGGCATAGGCTCTAGCGTACGCGGTAGCGCAGCCCAAGGGTCAGCAGCCAAGGTCGCTGCTGCCACGGCAGGCGCGTGGTGGGCTGGTCGTTCACGCGCAGGTCTACGTCGGCCGCCGGCAAATCGACGGCGCTGCTGGTGCGGAACAGGAAAAAGCCGCTTTTCTCGTTCACTTGCAGCTGGGTTTTGCTGCGCAACGGCACCAGGTAGCTGGCATCGGCCACCAGCTCAAACCGGTGGCTCAGCTCCAGGCCCACCCCCAGGCTGGGGCGCAGCGCATCATTCACCGTCTGAATGCGGGCGCTCAGCTCGTCGGCACCCAGGTGGGTGCCGGCCATGTGCAGGCCGCTGTCGGGGTTGTCGAAGGTACCCAGCGGCAGGGCTACCGTCTGGCGCAGGTAGCCCAGGCCGGCGCGGCCGTAGAGCGGGCGGTGGTGCGGCGTGAGGTTGCGCTGGTAGCTCAAACCCACTTCCCACCCATCGCCCTCGAACTGCCGGTGCAGGCGCTGGGTGGCCAGGCTCAGGGCCAGTTCCCGCGTCAGGGCGTACTGGTATTCAAACTGCGTGAAGACGGTCAAATCCTGGGCGCGCACCGAGGCGGCACGCTGCATCTGCAGGCCATAACCGGCCGGCGCATACGCCACCGTGAGGTCGGCCGCGGGCACGGCCAGCGGCCAGGCGCCCAGGTGCGAGCCGTAGCTGAAGCGCTTCAAAAAGCGGTCGAAGGCGCTCAGCTTTCTCTCCTGCGGGTCGGTGCCGGCATCCGAGGGTTTGAACAAAGAATCGGCCTGCTGCTGGCGCTGCTGGTCGAATAAGCTTTTTTGCACCGCCGCTGGGGGCAGCA
Proteins encoded in this region:
- a CDS encoding PQQ-dependent sugar dehydrogenase, with translation MKHLRSATLVFWAAALPLAACSQAPALTTFPVGATTVTVSALATNLNTVWELVWGPDNYIWMTERYGRISRVDPATGQVQALLTLPDVTPTGESGLLGLALHPQFAISPYVYVVYNYTASGALREKLVRYTYSAAAGTLTAPLVLLGNIDATTSHSGSRLLVLADGTLLMTTGDAQQQPQAQNTASLNGKILRLNLDGSIPANNSIAGSPVYTFGHRNPQGLVQLPDGSLYSSEHGPANDDEINKIEPGRNYGWPNVEGYCNLAAEATFCAANNVREPLTTWTPTIAPAGLTYYNHPAIPDWRGGLLLAVLKNATLLHLPLAAGGQAVGTSTGYLSTFGRLRAICVSPQGKVYLGTSNRDGRGAPVATDDRILVLENRAYVPSAARAENKPAFDIFPNPARRQATVRLPVVATHLAISDLAGHVVRTLQPAGLETELDLNGLRAGTYLVQVESHAGRATRKLVLE
- a CDS encoding GNAT family N-acetyltransferase, encoding MSDFLTETHPDGYTLSTDPARLDITAVHRWLSEESYWAKNIPRATVERAVANSLNFGLYAPDGAQAGFCRVVTDKATFAWLCDVFVLPAHRGRGLSKWLVKQMLAHPDLQNLRRHLLATFDAHTLYQRFGYVPLDRPERWLEMKKDKPYG
- a CDS encoding DNA-3-methyladenine glycosylase; this translates as MPHTKLPAAFFQRSDVLTIARDLLGKHLYTNIDGIVTAGLVVETEAYRHEGDNSLTMHLQRKRHQAQGLHVPGGAAYIYTVYNRYALFNIATHDAAHPDAVLIRAIEPTVGIEEMLRRRGLPAAKRGFTAGPGLLSQALGITPALSGLPVTGEVLWFEDHDEEVDDVIASARVGLEYAGAEAAGLPWRFRVKDSKWTSPAK